The proteins below come from a single Chitinophaga pinensis DSM 2588 genomic window:
- a CDS encoding Gfo/Idh/MocA family protein produces MKSRREFLKDSLLTSAGITLSAMGLPASSYARIMGANDRVNVGLVGFSDRARQTLLPCFFSNHKELNFDMIAVSDIWNRRREEGKAFLQQKAGHEIKACVNNDELYKMKDLDAVMVATADFQHAYHTIEAVGNKMDVYCEKPFAETMDDARKALKAVKDSGKIFQVGTQRRSGDSYHAANNFIKEGKFGPITMVEMTWNVNQPGRWRRPALVKEIRQEDTDWTRFLAGRPKDNWDPRKYLEYRLFWPYSSGIFGQWMTHQIDTVHWFTGLQHPRSAVANGGIYMWKDGRVNADTITAVFDYGPQNDPSSGFQVSYSSRFSNSSGGTKEMYYSNGGTIDIDKNKITPAGGLTEREAQEMGLHANLLPEMTLTTNETKIATSANMGGDPLTNAHVRNWMQCVRDRKPANAPIEAAYSHSIALIMANAAYRTGLKATFDEKTQEVMVGGKPFIM; encoded by the coding sequence ATGAAATCACGTCGTGAATTCCTGAAAGATTCCCTGCTTACCTCCGCAGGTATAACACTCAGCGCCATGGGCCTTCCTGCCAGCAGCTACGCCCGCATTATGGGCGCCAATGACAGGGTCAATGTAGGATTGGTAGGCTTTTCTGACCGTGCAAGACAAACGTTACTGCCCTGTTTCTTTTCCAACCATAAAGAACTGAATTTTGACATGATCGCGGTATCTGATATCTGGAACCGCAGACGTGAAGAAGGAAAGGCTTTCCTGCAACAGAAAGCAGGTCATGAAATCAAGGCTTGTGTCAATAACGACGAATTATATAAAATGAAGGACCTGGATGCGGTGATGGTAGCCACTGCCGACTTCCAGCACGCCTATCATACAATAGAGGCTGTAGGCAATAAAATGGATGTATACTGTGAAAAACCATTCGCAGAAACTATGGACGATGCCCGCAAAGCCCTGAAAGCCGTAAAAGATTCAGGGAAGATCTTCCAGGTGGGTACACAGCGCCGTAGTGGTGACAGTTACCATGCCGCCAATAATTTCATCAAAGAGGGCAAATTTGGTCCGATCACTATGGTGGAAATGACCTGGAACGTGAATCAGCCCGGTCGCTGGCGCAGACCAGCGCTGGTGAAAGAAATCCGTCAGGAAGATACTGACTGGACACGCTTCCTCGCTGGTCGCCCGAAAGACAACTGGGATCCGCGTAAATACCTGGAATACCGTCTGTTCTGGCCTTATTCATCTGGTATTTTCGGGCAGTGGATGACCCACCAGATCGATACGGTACACTGGTTTACCGGTCTGCAACACCCACGTTCGGCCGTAGCCAATGGTGGTATTTATATGTGGAAAGACGGTCGTGTGAATGCGGATACTATCACAGCAGTATTTGACTATGGTCCGCAGAACGACCCAAGCAGCGGTTTCCAGGTATCCTACAGTTCCCGTTTCTCCAACTCTTCCGGAGGTACAAAGGAAATGTACTATTCCAACGGCGGTACGATTGATATCGATAAGAACAAAATCACTCCTGCGGGTGGCTTAACAGAAAGAGAAGCACAGGAAATGGGCCTTCATGCCAATCTGCTGCCGGAAATGACGTTGACGACCAACGAAACCAAAATAGCTACCTCCGCTAATATGGGTGGCGATCCGCTGACAAATGCACACGTACGTAACTGGATGCAGTGTGTACGCGACCGCAAACCGGCGAATGCTCCTATAGAGGCAGCTTACTCTCACTCTATCGCCCTGATCATGGCCAATGCGGCTTACCGTACTGGTCTGAAAGCAACTTTCGACGAAAAAACGCAGGAAGTGATGGTAGGCGGCAAACCATTTATCATGTAG
- a CDS encoding acyl-CoA dehydrogenase family protein, giving the protein MLKDLFQSPDYFHVDGLLTEEHLMVRDAVRQWVKKEISPIIEDACQQASFPSQIIKGLGELGCFGPTIPQEYGGGGMDHIAYGLMMQELERGDSGVRSTASVQGSLVMYPIFTYGNEAQKRKYLPKLASGEWMGCFGLTEPDFGSDPGSMITHFKDAGDHVILNGAKMWISNAPFAQIAVVWAKDEEGKIRGLIVERGMEGFSTPETKGKWSLRASATGELVFDNVKVPKENILPDAKGLKGPLSCLSSARYGIAWGVTGAAMDCYDIALRYAKERIQFGKPIAGFQLTQKKLAEMVTEITKAQLMNWRLGVLKNEGKATAAQISMAKRNACEIATRIARDARQILGGMGITGEYPIMRHMMNLESVITYEGTHEIHLLITGQDITGLDAFH; this is encoded by the coding sequence ATGCTTAAAGACCTGTTTCAATCTCCCGATTATTTCCACGTAGATGGTTTGTTGACCGAAGAACATCTCATGGTGCGCGATGCAGTGCGCCAATGGGTGAAAAAAGAAATTTCCCCGATTATAGAAGATGCTTGTCAGCAGGCAAGTTTTCCTTCCCAGATTATCAAAGGTTTAGGTGAATTAGGCTGCTTTGGTCCGACCATTCCCCAGGAGTATGGCGGGGGTGGTATGGACCATATTGCCTACGGACTGATGATGCAGGAGCTGGAAAGAGGAGATAGCGGGGTCAGGTCTACAGCCTCTGTACAGGGATCACTGGTGATGTACCCGATCTTTACCTATGGCAATGAAGCGCAGAAACGGAAGTACCTGCCTAAACTGGCCAGCGGGGAATGGATGGGCTGCTTCGGGCTCACAGAGCCTGATTTTGGCTCAGACCCCGGCAGTATGATCACCCATTTCAAAGACGCAGGGGATCATGTGATCCTGAACGGCGCTAAAATGTGGATATCCAACGCGCCTTTTGCCCAGATCGCCGTGGTATGGGCAAAAGATGAAGAAGGAAAGATCCGTGGACTGATCGTAGAACGCGGCATGGAAGGATTTAGCACACCGGAAACAAAAGGTAAATGGAGTCTGCGGGCCAGTGCTACCGGAGAACTGGTATTCGACAATGTAAAAGTACCTAAGGAAAATATACTGCCTGACGCAAAGGGATTAAAAGGCCCGCTCAGCTGCCTTTCTTCGGCCCGTTATGGTATCGCCTGGGGCGTAACAGGCGCCGCTATGGATTGTTACGATATTGCGCTGCGTTATGCGAAAGAACGCATACAGTTTGGCAAACCTATCGCCGGTTTTCAGCTCACACAGAAAAAGCTGGCCGAAATGGTGACCGAGATCACCAAGGCACAGTTAATGAACTGGCGATTGGGCGTACTGAAAAATGAGGGTAAAGCAACCGCCGCACAGATATCTATGGCAAAAAGAAATGCCTGTGAAATAGCCACCCGTATTGCCAGAGACGCACGGCAGATATTAGGGGGCATGGGCATCACCGGGGAATATCCGATCATGCGTCATATGATGAACCTGGAAAGTGTGATCACCTACGAGGGGACACATGAGATTCATCTGCTGATCACCGGACAGGATATCACCGGACTGGATGCATTCCATTGA
- a CDS encoding 3-hydroxyacyl-CoA dehydrogenase family protein translates to MQQIAVIGAGTMGNGIAHVFAQNGFKVNLIDVSAPALEKALQTIDKNLERQLSKGSITEELRQQTLQNIATFTDIPNGVKSAELVVEAATENTDLKLKIFRELDQHTAPGAILATNTSSISITSIATVTKRPEKVIGMHFMNPVPVMKLVEIINGYATTREVTDTIVTLSEKLGKVPCVVNDYPGFIANRILMPMINESIYSLYEGVAGVAEIDTVMKLGMAHPMGPLQLADFIGLDVCLSIMRVLHDGFGNPKYAPCPLLVNMVTAGYLGVKSGEGFYKYEKGSKELTVSSRFSIRN, encoded by the coding sequence ATGCAACAAATTGCTGTCATCGGCGCAGGTACCATGGGAAATGGTATCGCGCACGTATTTGCACAGAACGGTTTTAAAGTGAACCTCATTGATGTTTCTGCCCCCGCGCTGGAAAAAGCGCTGCAAACTATTGACAAAAACCTGGAGCGGCAACTGAGCAAAGGCAGTATCACAGAAGAGCTCAGACAGCAAACCCTGCAGAATATCGCTACATTCACTGATATTCCTAACGGTGTAAAGTCCGCTGAACTGGTAGTAGAAGCAGCTACAGAAAATACTGATCTGAAGCTGAAAATCTTTCGTGAACTGGACCAGCACACTGCTCCCGGGGCCATCCTGGCAACCAACACTTCTTCCATTTCCATCACCAGCATTGCAACTGTCACCAAAAGACCAGAAAAGGTGATTGGTATGCATTTCATGAATCCGGTGCCGGTTATGAAACTGGTGGAGATCATCAATGGTTATGCAACAACCAGGGAAGTGACCGATACCATCGTTACATTGTCTGAAAAATTAGGCAAAGTGCCTTGTGTTGTGAACGACTATCCCGGCTTCATTGCCAATCGCATCCTGATGCCGATGATCAATGAATCCATCTATTCGTTGTATGAAGGTGTGGCTGGTGTTGCTGAAATAGACACGGTGATGAAATTGGGTATGGCGCATCCTATGGGCCCATTGCAACTGGCTGATTTCATCGGACTGGACGTATGTCTGTCTATCATGCGCGTATTGCATGATGGCTTCGGTAATCCGAAATATGCCCCTTGTCCCTTGTTGGTAAATATGGTAACCGCCGGCTACCTGGGCGTGAAAAGCGGCGAGGGCTTTTATAAATATGAGAAAGGGAGTAAGGAGCTGACGGTAAGCAGCCGCTTTTCAATTAGGAATTAG
- the pyrF gene encoding orotidine-5'-phosphate decarboxylase encodes MNRQELVNLIKEKQSYLCVGLDTDLQKIPRHLHSHPDPVFAFNKAIIDATKDLCVSYKINTAFYECMGIRGWESLQRTVEYIPSGLFTIADAKRGDIGNTSTQYAKTFFETYNFDAVTVAPYMGRDSVLPFLAFNEKWTIMLGLTSNEGSQDFQLQQSGDEFLYEKVMKAGMNWGTPDNLMFVVGATQSAQLGYIRKLVPDHFFLVPGVGAQGGNLQEISAQAMNKDCGLLVNASRSIIYAGNGEDFAQDARNAAQQLQQEMAGYLGVKQTLVP; translated from the coding sequence ATGAACAGACAGGAACTGGTGAATCTGATTAAAGAGAAGCAATCTTATCTCTGTGTGGGATTAGATACTGATCTTCAAAAGATCCCCCGCCATCTACATTCCCATCCAGACCCCGTATTTGCTTTCAACAAGGCTATTATTGATGCCACAAAGGATCTCTGCGTATCCTACAAGATCAATACAGCTTTCTATGAGTGTATGGGTATCCGTGGCTGGGAAAGCCTGCAACGTACGGTGGAATATATCCCTTCCGGGCTGTTTACCATTGCAGATGCAAAACGGGGAGACATTGGCAACACCTCCACGCAATACGCCAAAACATTCTTTGAGACATATAACTTTGATGCAGTGACCGTTGCACCTTATATGGGCCGTGACAGCGTACTGCCTTTCCTGGCTTTCAATGAAAAATGGACCATTATGCTGGGTCTTACTTCTAACGAAGGCAGCCAGGACTTCCAGTTACAACAATCCGGCGACGAATTCCTGTATGAAAAGGTGATGAAAGCCGGTATGAACTGGGGTACGCCTGACAACCTGATGTTTGTAGTAGGTGCAACCCAGTCCGCTCAGTTGGGCTACATCCGCAAACTGGTACCTGATCACTTCTTCCTGGTACCTGGTGTGGGTGCACAGGGCGGTAATCTGCAGGAGATCTCCGCACAGGCGATGAACAAAGATTGCGGATTACTGGTAAATGCCAGCCGATCCATCATTTATGCCGGTAACGGTGAAGATTTCGCTCAGGATGCCCGTAACGCCGCACAGCAGTTACAGCAGGAAATGGCCGGATACCTTGGTGTAAAACAGACTTTAGTTCCTTAA
- a CDS encoding FAD:protein FMN transferase → MTSRKAFAGWNILLCIIFSACMPASAQQLRELSGPAQGTYFIVKYVSDDTSDLRPQIDSIFNVIDNSLSLYKPGSLINRFNEQTSVEMDEHMANVVRRAIEISKATKGAFDITVKPLVDAWGFGVHKPAVRTVPAADTLQRILRYVGHRYLKVQGTTLIKTKKEVQIDCNGIAQGYTTDVIAHFLQQKGIADYLVDVGGELAASGKNQRGKIWTVGIETPSAQIQDAPAQALLELDNRAITTSGNYRRFFEQGGTHFAHSIDPATGEALHSNIIAVTVMAKNAITADGYDNALILMGVDKGLEFIRKHPAYGLEAYFIYKDETGKITVAFSKGYKNMILLK, encoded by the coding sequence ATGACCAGCAGAAAGGCTTTTGCAGGATGGAATATCCTTTTATGTATTATTTTCAGTGCGTGTATGCCGGCATCTGCACAACAACTGCGCGAATTATCCGGACCCGCACAAGGGACCTATTTTATTGTAAAATATGTCTCAGATGATACCAGCGATCTGCGTCCGCAGATAGATTCCATCTTCAATGTGATTGATAATTCCCTGTCACTCTACAAGCCAGGTTCTCTGATCAATCGCTTCAATGAACAGACATCCGTTGAGATGGATGAACACATGGCTAATGTGGTACGTCGCGCCATCGAAATCAGCAAGGCAACCAAAGGCGCATTTGACATTACGGTAAAGCCACTGGTGGATGCCTGGGGATTCGGTGTGCATAAACCCGCTGTCAGGACGGTACCTGCTGCCGATACCCTGCAACGTATACTGCGCTATGTCGGCCACAGATACCTGAAGGTGCAGGGAACGACGCTCATTAAGACAAAGAAAGAAGTACAGATCGATTGTAATGGTATTGCACAGGGATATACGACTGATGTTATTGCCCATTTTTTACAACAGAAAGGCATCGCCGATTACCTCGTGGATGTAGGCGGAGAATTAGCTGCCAGCGGAAAGAATCAGCGGGGTAAGATCTGGACAGTTGGTATAGAAACGCCCTCCGCACAAATACAGGACGCTCCTGCACAGGCCTTACTGGAATTGGATAATCGTGCCATTACCACCAGCGGTAACTACCGCCGTTTTTTTGAACAGGGAGGAACACATTTTGCCCACAGCATAGACCCGGCTACCGGAGAAGCCTTGCATAGTAACATTATTGCGGTAACAGTAATGGCGAAAAATGCCATTACCGCAGATGGATATGACAATGCGCTGATCCTGATGGGAGTGGATAAGGGCCTTGAATTTATCAGAAAACACCCTGCATACGGCTTAGAAGCGTATTTCATCTACAAAGATGAAACAGGTAAAATTACAGTTGCATTTTCCAAAGGATACAAGAACATGATCCTTTTAAAATAG
- a CDS encoding carboxypeptidase-like regulatory domain-containing protein: MNKKCTYILLSFLFLPFLVKAQLSQFKDSIIQISGITMTADSLRAVPAVSVLVKGQRRGTISNSQGVFSIVAFKGDTLTFSAVGFKKKDYKIPMNLPGNNYSMIQLLVDDTTYLPVTIIRPYPTREEFDKAFVSTDIPDDEYELARKNTENARMRALSRYTPPDAREATNMFLNKQAQSLYYAGQVPPQNILNPMAWAQFIQAWKRGDFKKQNNNNYSYGGTDYGY; this comes from the coding sequence ATGAATAAGAAATGTACCTACATACTGTTGTCCTTCCTGTTTCTCCCTTTCCTGGTGAAGGCCCAGCTATCTCAATTTAAAGACAGCATTATCCAGATTTCCGGTATTACCATGACCGCGGACAGCCTCCGGGCAGTACCTGCAGTAAGTGTACTCGTAAAAGGACAACGCCGTGGTACCATTTCCAATAGCCAGGGTGTGTTTTCAATTGTTGCTTTTAAAGGAGATACCCTGACATTCAGTGCCGTAGGTTTTAAAAAGAAAGACTATAAGATCCCGATGAATCTGCCGGGAAATAATTATTCCATGATACAACTGCTGGTGGATGATACCACGTATCTGCCGGTAACCATTATCAGACCCTACCCTACCAGAGAAGAGTTTGATAAGGCATTTGTGAGCACCGACATTCCGGATGACGAATATGAACTGGCCCGTAAGAACACCGAGAATGCCCGTATGCGCGCACTTTCCCGTTATACACCACCGGACGCACGTGAAGCGACCAACATGTTCCTGAATAAACAGGCGCAATCACTGTACTACGCCGGTCAGGTTCCTCCACAGAATATCCTCAACCCGATGGCATGGGCACAGTTTATCCAGGCCTGGAAACGGGGTGACTTCAAAAAACAGAACAATAACAACTACAGCTACGGCGGTACCGATTATGGTTATTAG
- a CDS encoding sugar phosphate isomerase/epimerase family protein: MKNYSLLLFFAIFLLALQSNAQTGLPKVGICTSRANDSLLHASGYAYIEEGVQKLLSPAISDDTFNVQLAQLRKMQCQVKTCNSFFPAEIRLTGADVDEKKVLDYVEVVMARAKRAGIELIVLGSGNARKLPDGYNKDSATMQFVDLCRKMAVVAGKYGLVIAIENLNTTETNFVTTLEEANAVVMAVGHPNFKLTADIYHMLKEHESPEMLKKARKNLVHCHIAEREKRTAPGSTGDDVAPYIAALGNIGYTGRISLECRWDDMAAQTRPTLEYMQQQIRNAYKKQ; the protein is encoded by the coding sequence ATGAAAAACTATTCCTTGCTGCTATTTTTTGCGATATTTCTGCTCGCTTTGCAATCGAATGCACAGACCGGATTACCCAAGGTTGGTATTTGTACTTCCCGTGCAAATGACAGTTTGTTACATGCTTCCGGCTACGCCTATATAGAGGAAGGCGTACAGAAGCTGCTTTCTCCCGCCATCTCGGATGACACCTTTAATGTACAACTGGCTCAACTGAGGAAGATGCAGTGCCAGGTAAAGACCTGTAATAGCTTCTTTCCGGCGGAGATCCGTCTGACCGGCGCTGACGTGGATGAGAAAAAGGTACTGGACTATGTAGAAGTCGTGATGGCAAGGGCCAAACGGGCTGGTATTGAACTGATCGTACTGGGAAGCGGCAACGCGCGCAAACTGCCGGATGGCTATAATAAAGATTCCGCCACAATGCAGTTCGTCGATCTTTGCCGCAAAATGGCAGTCGTGGCAGGGAAATATGGCTTGGTGATCGCTATAGAGAACCTGAACACCACTGAGACGAATTTCGTTACCACACTGGAAGAGGCCAATGCAGTCGTAATGGCAGTAGGCCATCCTAATTTCAAACTGACTGCCGACATCTATCATATGCTTAAAGAGCATGAATCGCCTGAAATGCTGAAGAAGGCTCGTAAAAACCTGGTGCATTGCCACATTGCCGAAAGGGAAAAACGTACTGCTCCCGGCTCTACAGGTGATGATGTAGCGCCTTATATCGCAGCACTGGGCAATATCGGCTATACCGGCCGGATCTCCCTGGAATGCCGCTGGGATGATATGGCTGCGCAGACTCGTCCTACGCTGGAATACATGCAGCAGCAGATCCGCAACGCTTACAAAAAACAATAA
- a CDS encoding Mrp/NBP35 family ATP-binding protein gives MITTEQILKALSNVEEPDLGKDLVTLNMVKDIEIDGNKVKFTVVLTTPACPLKDLIRNACVNAIHHLVSKDAEVQVNMTANVNSNRKDARSVLPNVKNIIVVASGKGGVGKSTVAANLALALSEGGAKVGLMDADIYGPSVPIMFGIRGERPMMETVEGKGMIVPIEKHGIKLMSIGSLIDEKQAVVWRGPMVSSALRQFLTDVNWGELDYLVIDTPPGTGDVHLTLVQTVPVTGVVMVTTPQDVALADAKKGIAMFGGGQINVPILGLIENMAYFTPAELPNNKYYIFGQEGGKRLAEQLEIPFLGQIPLVQSIREGGDDGVPAMVGGDNPTKLSFMGTASIVARNIAMRNANVPPTKIVEVFV, from the coding sequence ATGATCACTACGGAGCAGATATTGAAGGCTTTGAGCAATGTGGAAGAGCCTGATCTGGGGAAGGACCTGGTAACACTGAATATGGTGAAAGACATTGAGATTGATGGTAATAAGGTGAAATTTACCGTTGTCCTCACTACCCCTGCCTGCCCGCTGAAAGATCTGATCAGGAATGCTTGTGTGAATGCAATTCACCACCTCGTAAGTAAGGATGCGGAAGTTCAAGTGAATATGACAGCCAATGTAAACTCCAACAGGAAAGATGCCAGGAGTGTATTACCTAACGTGAAAAATATCATCGTAGTCGCTTCCGGTAAAGGAGGCGTAGGTAAATCTACTGTGGCAGCTAACCTGGCCCTGGCACTGTCCGAAGGCGGCGCTAAGGTTGGACTGATGGATGCAGATATTTATGGTCCGTCCGTGCCCATCATGTTCGGTATTCGTGGAGAACGCCCGATGATGGAAACTGTAGAGGGAAAAGGCATGATCGTCCCGATAGAAAAACATGGCATCAAACTGATGTCAATCGGGTCTCTGATAGATGAGAAGCAGGCAGTTGTATGGCGTGGCCCTATGGTCAGCAGCGCATTGAGACAGTTCCTCACCGATGTAAACTGGGGAGAACTGGATTACCTGGTAATTGATACCCCTCCAGGTACAGGCGACGTACACCTGACACTGGTACAGACAGTACCGGTTACCGGCGTAGTAATGGTGACCACTCCGCAGGATGTGGCCCTGGCTGACGCTAAAAAAGGTATCGCTATGTTTGGCGGCGGTCAGATCAACGTACCTATCCTCGGTCTGATTGAGAATATGGCCTATTTCACGCCAGCCGAGCTGCCTAATAATAAATATTACATATTTGGTCAGGAAGGCGGTAAACGTCTGGCAGAACAGCTGGAAATACCATTCCTGGGTCAGATACCACTGGTGCAGAGCATCCGTGAAGGCGGTGATGATGGCGTACCGGCAATGGTGGGTGGAGATAATCCAACCAAACTGTCTTTTATGGGTACTGCCAGCATCGTAGCGCGTAACATCGCTATGAGAAATGCGAATGTACCCCCTACCAAGATCGTCGAGGTCTTTGTATAA
- a CDS encoding IMPACT family protein produces the protein MEVYYTIEKSAMAEFKDRGSKFLAYAWPVKTVEQVKECLQDIKKEHPKATHHCFAYRLGTDGLQFRANDDGEPSGTAGKPILGQIDSKQLTDVLVVVVRYFGGTLLGAPGLINAYKVSTSMVLQLIPVVQKNVEAKYHLSFDYTILNEIMTVVKQQNCTVYSQELQLFCAMDIGVPKAVQELTLLKLNDIRGLEIKAIRN, from the coding sequence ATGGAAGTTTACTATACAATAGAAAAGTCTGCAATGGCAGAATTCAAGGACAGGGGGAGTAAGTTCCTGGCCTATGCCTGGCCTGTGAAAACAGTCGAACAGGTGAAAGAATGCCTGCAGGACATCAAGAAAGAGCACCCGAAGGCAACGCATCACTGCTTTGCTTACCGACTGGGAACTGACGGATTGCAGTTCCGTGCCAATGATGATGGCGAGCCTTCAGGTACAGCCGGTAAACCTATCCTGGGACAGATTGACAGCAAACAGCTGACCGATGTGCTGGTCGTGGTCGTACGTTATTTCGGAGGAACACTCCTTGGTGCGCCAGGGCTTATTAATGCCTACAAAGTATCTACTTCGATGGTGCTGCAACTCATACCGGTAGTACAGAAGAATGTAGAAGCAAAATATCATCTCAGTTTTGATTATACGATCCTGAATGAAATTATGACGGTTGTGAAACAGCAGAACTGTACCGTATATTCACAGGAACTGCAACTGTTTTGTGCGATGGATATCGGTGTGCCGAAGGCTGTGCAGGAGCTGACTTTGTTAAAGCTGAATGATATAAGAGGACTGGAGATTAAAGCAATTAGGAATTAA
- a CDS encoding outer membrane beta-barrel protein, which yields MKSIKLWILLMIASLGVQSAFSQVRSPLSINVDYSIAQPFGSLKNYTDKTSFRGWRAGLQYQLNDQLAIGLRSGFQEFYQRVPRAVYSDKGTDISAVQTRTLQVTPILATVQYQLTKPDAAIIPYVGLGVGTVNMLYNKYYGQFTDRDNSWQFAVSPEVGINIPFGKGSPLLFNASVQYSYSPYKQQEITSYNVLQANVGLRFHIN from the coding sequence ATGAAAAGTATAAAGCTCTGGATATTGCTGATGATTGCCTCTCTGGGCGTACAAAGCGCTTTTTCGCAGGTACGTTCTCCTTTATCCATCAATGTAGATTATTCGATCGCACAGCCTTTTGGCTCCCTGAAAAACTATACCGATAAAACCAGCTTCCGCGGCTGGAGGGCGGGTTTACAATATCAGCTGAATGACCAGCTGGCTATTGGCCTCAGAAGCGGATTCCAGGAATTTTATCAACGTGTACCGCGTGCTGTCTATTCTGATAAAGGAACAGATATTTCTGCCGTACAGACACGTACTTTACAGGTAACGCCGATACTGGCTACCGTGCAATATCAGCTGACAAAGCCGGATGCAGCCATCATTCCTTATGTAGGTCTGGGTGTGGGTACCGTGAATATGCTTTACAATAAATATTATGGTCAGTTTACTGACAGAGATAACAGCTGGCAGTTTGCCGTTTCTCCGGAAGTAGGCATCAATATTCCATTTGGGAAAGGCTCTCCCCTGCTGTTTAATGCCAGTGTGCAATACAGTTATTCGCCTTATAAACAGCAGGAGATCACAAGTTATAACGTGCTACAGGCAAATGTGGGGCTGAGATTTCACATCAACTAA